One Chloroflexota bacterium DNA window includes the following coding sequences:
- a CDS encoding DnaD domain protein, with the protein MAAFQGFPDWSKKTPVPNLFFSGVLPLIDDLVELKVTLHVFWLLAWKKGPYRFATAQELAGDLDLVSGLALEGKDPGKELTRGLERATARGTLLRLDLEKNGASEQLYFINTPADQRVIEQARRGQIDLGAMPKAQPIADAAPVKRTIYELYERNIGMLTPLIAEELKEAEGEYPPEFIEEAFREAVRLNKRNWRYIHRILENWQDQGRFSGKHQGRPEKVRADEQSREYKGGYVTKRRS; encoded by the coding sequence ATGGCCGCCTTTCAGGGCTTCCCGGACTGGTCGAAGAAGACGCCGGTCCCGAACCTGTTCTTCAGCGGCGTGCTGCCGCTGATAGACGACCTGGTTGAACTGAAGGTGACGTTACATGTATTCTGGCTCCTCGCGTGGAAGAAGGGGCCGTACCGGTTCGCCACGGCGCAGGAGCTTGCCGGGGACCTGGACCTGGTGTCCGGCCTGGCGCTGGAGGGGAAGGACCCGGGCAAGGAGCTGACGCGAGGGCTGGAGCGGGCGACGGCGCGGGGAACGCTGCTGCGGCTGGACCTGGAGAAGAACGGCGCGAGCGAACAGTTATATTTCATCAATACGCCGGCTGACCAGCGGGTGATCGAGCAGGCGAGGCGGGGGCAGATAGACCTGGGGGCGATGCCGAAGGCGCAGCCGATCGCGGACGCGGCGCCGGTGAAGCGGACGATCTACGAGCTGTATGAGCGGAATATCGGGATGCTGACGCCGCTCATCGCGGAGGAGCTGAAGGAGGCGGAGGGGGAGTATCCGCCGGAGTTCATCGAGGAGGCCTTTCGGGAGGCGGTACGGCTGAATAAGCGGAACTGGCGATATATCCACCGTATCTTGGAGAACTGGCAGGACCAGGGAAGGTTCAGTGGAAAGCATCAAGGACGTCCTGAAAAGGTACGGGCTGACGAACAGTCCCGGGAATACAAGGGCGGATACGTCACCAAGCGGCGGAGCTAG